The Daucus carota subsp. sativus chromosome 9, DH1 v3.0, whole genome shotgun sequence genome window below encodes:
- the LOC108202155 gene encoding probable methyltransferase At1g29790, with amino-acid sequence MRRFCFPKLRLSRIMGLIQFILGGLVIIVSLSSLFRFYSAGFFLENEDICRQFYGPSDGVMGFDVQALSARVGEVLEKMEALQDKLEATVNLIDKNKEASNGGSISKLEYKKFLEEEVIQPLYSAHIALRQIRLPKVEGLGNNTTVREEPLINTFIIEEIRKYLSPKENRIGKINIYGTEKIYNTIGHACVLMKKELEEYMDYDIASYCKDDWNLAQKLMINGCDPLPRRRCLTRASKLYKKPYPINESLWKLPDGGNVRWSNYQCRNFECLSSKNPKRGYSKCTGCFEMEKEKLKWITNTSLVVDFLIKDVLAIKPAEIRIGLDFGVGTGTFAARMREQNVTIISTALNLGAPFNEMIALRGLIPLYVTLNQRLPFFDNTMDLIHTTGFMDGWIDLQLMDFILFDWDRILRPGGLLWIDRFFCKKKDLDDYMYMFLQFRYKKHKWVTFTKSKDEVFLSAVLEKPPRSL; translated from the coding sequence aTGAGAAGGTTCTGTTTTCCTAAGTTGAGATTAAGTAGAATTATGGGTCTAATTCAGTTTATACTGGGAGGGTTAGTTATAATTGTTAGCTTGTCTAGTCTATTTAGGTTTTACTCTGCTGGATTTTTCTTGGAAAATGAGGATATCTGTAGGCAGTTTTATGGTCCTAGTGATGGTGTGATGGGTTTTGATGTTCAAGCTCTATCGGCTCGTGTTGGGGAAGTGCTGGAAAAGATGGAAGCTTTGCAGGACAAGCTTGAGGCAACTGTGAAtctgattgataaaaataaagaaGCTTCGAATGGAGGGTCGATTTCTAAATTGGAGTACAAAAAGTTTTTGGAAGAGGAGGTGATTCAACCTCTGTATAGTGCTCATATTGCTCTTAGGCAAATTCGACTGCCTAAAGTTGAAGGGTTAGGGAATAATACTACAGTAAGGGAAGAGCCTTTGATCAATACTTTTATTATTGAGGAAATTAGGAAGTATTTGTCCCCGAAAGAGAATAGGATTGGGAAGATTAATATCTATGGAACAGAGAAGATATACAATACGATAGGACACGCTTGTGTTTTAATGAAGAAGGAGTTGGAAGAGTACATGGATTATGACATTGCATCTTACTGTAAGGATGATTGGAATCTTGCGCAAAAGCTTATGATCAATGGATGTGATCCTCTTCCACGAAGACGGTGCTTGACTAGAGCGTCTAAGCTCTATAAGAAGCCTTATCCTATTAATGAGTCTTTATGGAAATTGCCAGATGGTGGAAACGTGAGGTGGAGCAATTATCAGTGTCGAAACTTTGAATGCTTATCTAGCAAGAATCCTAAACGCGGTTACTCAAAATGCACAGGATGCTTTGAAATGGAGAAGGAAAAGCTTAAATGGATCACTAACACTTCACTTGTGGTAGATTTCCTTATTAAAGATGTGTTGGCTATTAAGCCTGCAGAGATACGGATAGGACTCGATTTTGGTGTTGGCACAGGAACGTTTGCTGCTCGGATGAGGGAACAGAATGTTACAATCATCTCCACTGCTCTAAACCTTGGGGCGCCTTTTAATGAAATGATTGCACTGAGAGGCTTGATTCCTCTCTATGTGACACTGAATCAACGGCTTCCATTCTTTGATAATACTATGGACTTGATTCATACTACAGGTTTTATGGATGGATGGATCGACTTGCAACTGATGGACTTCATTCTATTCGACTGGGACAGGATTCTAAGGCCAGGGGGATTGTTGTGGATTGATCGCTTCTTTTGTAAAAAGAAGGATTTAGATGATTATATGTACATGTTTCTGCAGTTCAGATATAAGAAACATAAATGGGTTACATTTACGAAATCAAAGGATGAAGTTTTTCTCTCTGCAGTACTGGAGAAACCTCCAAGATCTTTATGA